The Triplophysa rosa linkage group LG25, Trosa_1v2, whole genome shotgun sequence genome window below encodes:
- the LOC130548566 gene encoding tRNA modification GTPase MnmE-like, whose amino-acid sequence MDPPQLFRLGLHDISPKLLSNAVSNKVLAPTLADAETIYALSSGQGKAGIAVIRISGPDVRGILSKITRKNAFQPRLFFTSEIFDPFKEVLIDFSLVVYFSGPDSFTGENVGELHIHGGYSVIKSALEMLGKFPNTRLAYPGEFTRRAFANNKFDLTGAEAIADLLNAETEIQRLQALGQMSGNLSKFCFKWKEDLVKALSFQEALIDFSFEDIPENVEEEVNSLIKSIYDSISGHLEVRSGEKIRDGLSVVILGEPNVGKSSLMNKLTNTDSAIVSSIAGTTRDIIEVRIDLFGVLINFFDTAGIRRNSSDPIEQIGIDRARKKAQIADIKIFICSPNNLKLNDELAHLGRITGEVDIEELLDVIFSSFCLEAEAAAV is encoded by the exons ATGGATCCTCCTCAACTCTTCCGGCTGG GATTGCATGACATCTCACCTAAATTGCTCTCTAATGCTGTTAGTAATAAGGTTTTGGCACCAACTCTTGCAGATGCAGAA aCTATATATGCACTATCCAGCGGTCAAGGTAAAGCTGGAATTGCAGTAATTAGGATTTCAGGTCCAGATGTTAGGGGAATTTTGTCAAAAATAACTCGAAAAAATGCTTTTCAGCCTAGGTTGTTTTTTACGTCAGAGATTTTTGATCCATTTAAAGAAGTATTAATTGACTTTAGCTTAGTAGTATATTTTTCTGGTCCTGATAGCTTCACAGGAGAAAATGTAGGAGAATTGCATATTCATGGTGGTTATAGTGTAATAAAGTCTGCCCTTGAAATGTTGGGGAAATTTCCAAATACAAGATTGGCTTATCCTGGTGAGTTTACAAGAAGAGCATTTGCAAATAATAAATTTGATTTGACTGGAGCTGAAGCTATAGCTGATTTGCTTAATGCTGAAACAGAAATTCAACGTCTCCAGGCATTGGGTCAAATGAGCGGTAATTTGAGTAAATTTTGCTTTAAATGGAAAGAAGATTTGGTTAAAGCATTGTCATTTCAAGAAGCATTGATTGATTTTTCATTTGAAGATATTCCTGAAAATGTTGAAGAAGAAGTAAATAGTTTAATCAAAAGCATTTATGATAGTATTTCTGGTCACTTGGAAGTTAGGTCAGGTGAAAAAATTAGAGATGGTTTGTCAGTagttattttgggtgaaccaaaTGTTGGTAAATCAAGCTTGATGAATAAACTAACTAATACTGATAGCGCAATTGTTTCATCAATTGCTGGTACAACTCGAGATATTATTGAAGTTAGAATCGATCTGTTTGGCGTTTTGATTAATTTTTTTGATACTGCAGGTATTAGAAGAAATAGTAGTGATCCTATTGAGCAAATTGGTATTGATAGAGCAAGAAAAAAAGCTCAAATTGctgatattaaaatatttatctgCTCtccaaataatttaaaattaaatgatgAATTAGCTCA TTTAGGTAGAATTACTGGTGAAGTTGACATTGAGGAGCTTCTTGATGTTATCTTTAGCTCCTTCTGTCTTG AAGCTGAAGCTGCAGCTGTTTGA